The Stieleria sp. JC731 genome has a segment encoding these proteins:
- a CDS encoding acyltransferase family protein, producing MRCKICRRTDRIQYVPALEGLRAVAVLGVFCVHLQQNATIDWTVGPISFQLMCINGRVGVALFFLLTGYFLAAPLWMHGEREGLKSALRHFWRRRLIKIVPLYYAVLTALTLLRFLQTGKIDWSDVMAHASFIHNFDSSTLYSISEPMWALAVIVQYYVVFWVVVSVGALFLEDSRALLVLFAGVATVGWGIIPVVAGNLHTQDSATVLIWEHSLIAHLPIFALGAVSSWFSQHQSASRCQSRLTNAFFCCAIVMLIVILGSPLAEQLEERLGRYGYPVVPGLLAIVLIAATRDCWAKMILSNRVLVGIGTISYTIYLVHLPVIGFAKRLLMATTLFDNSPLFLATIAFSVSCLIGLVFTVMVEDPLRNLIVKAKHGNEVVKTVA from the coding sequence GTGCGTTGCAAAATTTGTCGACGTACTGACAGGATTCAGTACGTACCTGCGCTCGAAGGTCTGCGAGCGGTCGCGGTGTTGGGGGTGTTCTGCGTTCACTTGCAACAGAATGCGACAATCGATTGGACGGTTGGTCCGATCAGTTTTCAACTGATGTGCATCAACGGGCGAGTCGGGGTCGCTCTGTTCTTTCTTCTGACAGGCTACTTCTTGGCCGCGCCGCTTTGGATGCACGGTGAACGAGAGGGTCTAAAGTCAGCACTGCGGCACTTTTGGCGTAGAAGGCTGATAAAAATTGTCCCTCTGTACTACGCGGTGTTAACCGCACTCACGCTGTTGCGTTTCCTACAGACCGGGAAGATTGACTGGTCGGATGTAATGGCTCACGCATCGTTCATTCATAACTTCGATTCATCGACGCTTTATTCGATCAGCGAACCGATGTGGGCGTTAGCGGTGATCGTTCAGTACTACGTCGTTTTTTGGGTTGTCGTATCGGTAGGCGCTTTGTTTCTTGAAGACAGCCGAGCATTGCTGGTTTTGTTTGCCGGTGTTGCGACCGTGGGTTGGGGCATCATACCGGTCGTCGCTGGAAACCTTCATACGCAGGATTCTGCAACCGTGCTTATTTGGGAGCACAGCCTGATTGCCCATCTCCCGATCTTTGCGCTTGGTGCGGTTTCGTCTTGGTTTTCGCAGCATCAGAGTGCTTCGCGATGTCAGTCCCGACTAACGAATGCATTTTTCTGCTGTGCGATCGTGATGTTGATTGTCATTCTGGGATCACCCTTAGCTGAGCAACTTGAGGAACGGTTGGGGCGTTATGGCTACCCTGTGGTACCGGGATTGCTGGCTATCGTATTGATTGCGGCGACACGGGATTGTTGGGCGAAAATGATTCTTTCAAATCGAGTCTTGGTGGGCATCGGGACGATTTCGTACACGATCTATCTGGTTCATCTTCCGGTCATCGGTTTCGCCAAGCGTTTGTTGATGGCGACCACTCTCTTCGACAATTCACCTTTGTTTCTCGCAACGATTGCATTTTCGGTTTCATGTTTGATTGGACTCGTATTCACAGTAATGGTGGAAGATCCATTACGAAATCTTATTGTGAAGGCGAAGCATGGAAACGAGGTGGTGAAGACTGTTGCTTGA
- a CDS encoding phenylacetate--CoA ligase family protein produces MSYFLKSLVSRPLLRASCRFSRSNCFQLAHADSGDAVVERRLASLLNHARQHVPFYADRLRGLRAPLAPDSPLGLDSLREIPLLQKSDVEAHFPEGITDGTDPGDWRMMSTRGTAQRLILIQGFGKRDAVRAANLRMLERSGDYGPGYPIVEIPPEVCEEVCGELGEIETGVTSRLWQMIRGGKLRDGKSIRDLRGQVERHWIYNRKTYSGFGLHGSNPPGDVLQSYVDRLRKDRPYVLKALATYLIAIARYVESTGQDPLQIPVIKTSGSRIAPCWIPEIERALGGTFWNDYGSAEFGSIACDCKEHDGMHVFDDFFIVEVVNDDGIPLGDNQIGNVVVTDLMNHTMPMIRYKIGDLGRLDTSPCVCGQASPRLTVLGRESDVIRDGAGKVRLADQVIERIEQIDGVLAAQVQQKGDAWYALSIVAGKGTADGGTGSEHRSSEHTSVDRDQVAAEFKNWIGSDARVDVRTVRTLRPESGGKFRYVKSRLN; encoded by the coding sequence GACCTCTGCTTCGCGCGTCTTGTCGGTTCTCTCGAAGCAACTGCTTTCAACTGGCGCACGCGGATTCTGGTGATGCGGTCGTCGAGCGTCGCCTGGCAAGCTTGCTGAATCATGCCCGTCAGCACGTTCCGTTCTATGCCGATCGTCTACGCGGTCTGCGGGCTCCGCTGGCACCCGATTCTCCGCTGGGACTCGATTCGCTGCGTGAGATCCCACTGCTTCAGAAGTCTGATGTCGAGGCCCATTTCCCCGAGGGGATCACCGATGGCACTGATCCTGGCGATTGGCGGATGATGTCCACCCGTGGCACGGCGCAAAGGTTGATCTTGATCCAAGGCTTCGGCAAGCGTGACGCCGTCCGTGCCGCCAACTTGCGAATGTTGGAACGATCCGGCGATTACGGTCCAGGGTATCCGATCGTCGAGATTCCACCGGAAGTCTGCGAAGAAGTTTGCGGGGAGCTAGGTGAAATCGAGACAGGCGTTACTTCGCGTTTGTGGCAGATGATCCGAGGCGGCAAGCTTCGCGACGGAAAGTCGATACGCGATTTGCGCGGACAGGTGGAGAGGCATTGGATCTACAACCGCAAAACCTATTCTGGGTTTGGGTTGCATGGGTCCAATCCGCCGGGTGATGTTCTGCAATCCTATGTGGATCGCTTGCGAAAGGACCGGCCCTATGTGCTGAAAGCTCTGGCGACGTATCTGATCGCGATCGCGCGCTATGTCGAATCGACTGGGCAGGACCCACTGCAGATCCCCGTGATCAAAACATCCGGCAGTCGAATCGCACCGTGCTGGATTCCAGAGATCGAACGTGCCCTCGGTGGCACATTTTGGAACGACTATGGCAGTGCCGAATTCGGTTCAATCGCCTGTGATTGCAAGGAACACGATGGCATGCATGTCTTCGACGATTTCTTTATTGTTGAAGTCGTCAATGATGACGGGATCCCGCTTGGCGACAATCAAATTGGCAATGTCGTCGTGACCGATTTGATGAACCACACCATGCCAATGATTCGCTACAAGATCGGCGACTTGGGGCGTCTCGACACATCGCCATGCGTTTGCGGCCAGGCGAGTCCACGACTTACCGTGTTAGGTAGGGAGAGTGATGTCATTCGCGACGGGGCGGGAAAGGTGCGTCTTGCTGATCAAGTGATTGAGCGGATAGAGCAAATCGATGGTGTCCTGGCGGCACAGGTACAGCAAAAGGGGGACGCTTGGTATGCGTTGTCGATCGTTGCTGGTAAAGGTACAGCAGATGGTGGTACAGGTTCTGAACATAGAAGTTCTGAACATACAAGTGTTGATCGTGATCAAGTCGCTGCGGAATTCAAAAACTGGATCGGCAGTGATGCCCGAGTCGACGTCCGTACGGTTCGAACGCTGCGTCCCGAATCCGGTGGCAAGTTCCGGTACGTGAAAAGCCGGTTGAACTAA
- a CDS encoding VanZ family protein, with amino-acid sequence MEVDVQNDVSRRIRLATVGLLIAWATLLLLGSWYPFEYQEATFRGACEQWWRGWRLAGQSRSDLAINVVAGVPLGFCSGLLIRVWSTRKSKLGFAECSSGLLALSLIALYAFGVEIGQAWFSHRVPSSLDTFAQIAGASGAMIVSLSLGEFLLIRISSTGLANVSSRSMALLDLYFFGYVIWMWMPFIPALSPSELKQKWLHGVTGLGLQQWSRDPWVALYQAGVAMATAIPIGAWWRRMSSRGLVDMSVWGALLWGGICVVGL; translated from the coding sequence ATGGAAGTTGATGTTCAAAACGATGTGAGTCGTAGAATCCGCCTTGCTACCGTCGGACTGCTCATCGCTTGGGCGACGTTGCTTTTGCTGGGATCCTGGTATCCGTTTGAATATCAAGAGGCGACATTTCGTGGAGCTTGCGAGCAGTGGTGGCGCGGGTGGCGTTTGGCGGGCCAGTCACGTAGCGACTTAGCGATAAACGTTGTTGCTGGTGTTCCTTTGGGCTTTTGTTCAGGATTGCTTATCCGCGTCTGGTCCACCAGAAAATCAAAACTTGGTTTTGCTGAATGTAGCTCGGGCCTACTCGCACTCAGTTTGATCGCCCTATATGCGTTTGGTGTCGAGATAGGCCAAGCGTGGTTTTCACATCGGGTTCCATCTAGCTTGGATACTTTCGCCCAGATCGCAGGGGCGTCGGGAGCGATGATTGTTTCGTTATCGCTCGGCGAATTTTTATTGATTCGGATAAGTAGTACTGGGCTGGCAAACGTTTCGAGCCGCTCTATGGCGTTGCTGGACTTATATTTCTTTGGCTACGTGATCTGGATGTGGATGCCGTTCATACCTGCTCTCAGTCCATCGGAACTCAAGCAAAAATGGCTGCACGGAGTTACTGGGTTAGGGCTTCAGCAATGGAGCAGGGATCCATGGGTGGCGCTCTATCAAGCGGGGGTCGCGATGGCCACAGCGATTCCCATCGGGGCTTGGTGGAGGCGCATGTCATCTAGAGGGTTGGTTGACATGTCAGTTTGGGGGGCGCTGCTGTGGGGGGGCATCTGCGTTGTGGGGCTCG
- a CDS encoding glycosyltransferase — MKFLVFSDDWGRHPSSCQHLIRQLLPDHQVTWVNTIGMRPPRLDLITLRRGFEKLRGWAGTSAVAGGQSHDDPIASNSVDVASDRVDAADPLSQAAERGQGPNVIDAKMWPWMSHSWDRWLNRWLLSKQLRLASEDAIVITTIPIVADLVGRLPAARWVYYCVDDFSVWPGLDGEMLGRMEDELVAKVDCTIAVSDTLMESLRRRGCSPHLLTHGVDLDFWRTKEVGGKDNGLGVDATPANEERDSSSSKEPASNDVYASETPGSDRVLFWGVVDRRMNADWVLALADSMDSGKVILAGPHQDPDPRLLSHQRVRTLGALPFEELPQLAATADVLIMPYADLPVTRAMQPLKLKEYLATGKPVVVSPLPATAAWEDCLYIVHDQASFIAKVHSLMDREHQPTGERTLLNKTFERLKHESWSAKAAQMLGVIGEVSQRANSIASG, encoded by the coding sequence TTGAAATTTCTTGTATTCTCTGATGATTGGGGGCGGCACCCTTCGAGTTGCCAACACTTGATTCGGCAGTTGTTGCCGGACCATCAGGTGACTTGGGTCAATACCATTGGCATGCGGCCGCCTCGGTTGGATTTGATCACGCTGCGCCGTGGCTTTGAAAAGTTGCGTGGCTGGGCTGGGACATCCGCTGTGGCTGGCGGGCAATCGCACGACGATCCTATCGCGAGCAATTCAGTCGATGTTGCGTCGGATCGTGTCGACGCTGCGGATCCGTTATCGCAGGCAGCCGAGCGCGGTCAAGGCCCCAACGTCATCGACGCCAAAATGTGGCCATGGATGTCGCACAGCTGGGACCGCTGGCTGAACCGCTGGCTGTTGAGCAAGCAACTGCGTCTCGCTTCGGAAGACGCCATCGTGATCACCACCATCCCCATCGTGGCCGACTTGGTTGGACGTTTGCCCGCAGCGCGATGGGTGTATTACTGCGTCGATGATTTTTCAGTCTGGCCTGGCCTCGACGGCGAGATGCTGGGGCGAATGGAAGACGAGTTGGTTGCCAAGGTCGATTGCACGATTGCTGTCAGTGACACACTGATGGAAAGCTTGCGGCGACGAGGCTGTTCACCCCATCTTCTAACCCATGGGGTCGATCTCGATTTCTGGCGAACGAAGGAAGTGGGCGGGAAGGACAATGGTCTAGGAGTTGACGCGACACCAGCGAACGAAGAACGAGATTCATCGTCCTCTAAAGAACCTGCATCCAATGATGTTTACGCATCCGAAACGCCCGGTTCAGATCGAGTCCTGTTCTGGGGGGTCGTCGATCGTCGGATGAACGCTGATTGGGTCCTGGCGCTTGCGGATTCGATGGACAGCGGCAAGGTCATTTTAGCTGGCCCGCATCAAGATCCCGATCCTCGCTTGCTCAGCCATCAGCGCGTTCGAACTCTGGGGGCATTGCCGTTTGAAGAATTGCCGCAGCTGGCAGCAACGGCAGACGTTTTGATCATGCCGTATGCTGATCTTCCCGTCACGCGAGCAATGCAGCCGCTGAAGTTGAAGGAGTACCTTGCCACCGGTAAGCCCGTCGTCGTCTCGCCTTTGCCTGCGACTGCTGCCTGGGAAGATTGTCTTTATATAGTGCATGATCAAGCGAGCTTCATCGCAAAGGTTCATTCACTGATGGACCGCGAGCATCAACCAACGGGTGAGCGAACGTTGCTAAACAAGACTTTCGAGCGTCTCAAACACGAATCGTGGTCTGCGAAGGCGGCGCAAATGCTCGGTGTGATTGGCGAGGTTTCCCAGCGAGCGAACTCGATCGCTTCTGGCTGA
- a CDS encoding O-antigen ligase family protein, whose product MGYTPPLVGKVVGVCLLLSSAIGIRYPIAAAVAVTSTAFGIARYSAELEWAWGNAFQACVIFDSAIALILSPQARVSWLRLRREQFKTGILLAGLLTWAIVSESLAIVYETGDPGPKHSLLRLVESVILCTVIMVSVTDFRRFVIVVGASVVALGGSYLQLRRLEHASDFAFAAAPLSCLLAGSASALNASYFVSGVALSSLLAAASFFTANRGANVGWLMTMICMAIAQLRSLRIWTAIIGLVVLASFVAYRSPLRPRIQEWIDNGWSTTTLASRVEFWKSSLSRLPDHSLTGIGPGRGGQDMSRDLQLKKWRATHNSFLEILSEQGIVGGLLWCGLLFNAFAICLSKVGGETACERAMAIGIGACLLAMVIAGMAISRHDDVRLFWAIGCAFALKTAHFDRPNGCGAAN is encoded by the coding sequence ATGGGCTATACGCCCCCGTTGGTCGGTAAGGTTGTTGGTGTCTGTTTGCTACTGAGTTCGGCGATCGGCATCCGCTACCCGATCGCCGCAGCCGTGGCGGTCACATCGACTGCGTTCGGTATCGCAAGGTACTCTGCCGAGTTGGAGTGGGCCTGGGGTAATGCGTTTCAGGCCTGCGTGATCTTTGACAGTGCGATCGCGTTGATCTTGAGCCCTCAGGCTCGAGTGTCTTGGTTGCGTCTCCGGAGGGAACAGTTCAAAACCGGAATACTGCTCGCCGGGCTTTTAACTTGGGCCATCGTTTCAGAATCGTTGGCGATTGTCTACGAAACAGGCGACCCCGGGCCGAAGCACAGCCTTTTACGGCTTGTTGAGTCGGTCATTCTTTGTACGGTCATCATGGTTTCGGTTACCGATTTTCGGCGTTTCGTGATCGTCGTTGGTGCATCTGTTGTTGCTCTTGGCGGTAGCTACTTGCAGCTTCGACGATTGGAGCATGCCTCCGACTTTGCTTTCGCAGCCGCGCCGCTTTCTTGTTTGCTTGCGGGCTCTGCATCAGCCTTGAATGCATCCTACTTTGTGTCAGGAGTGGCCTTGTCGTCGCTACTTGCAGCGGCTTCGTTTTTTACTGCCAACCGAGGCGCAAATGTAGGCTGGTTGATGACAATGATTTGCATGGCCATCGCGCAATTAAGAAGCCTTCGGATATGGACGGCAATCATTGGCCTAGTCGTTCTGGCCTCGTTCGTTGCTTATCGATCGCCACTTCGTCCCAGGATTCAAGAATGGATCGACAATGGTTGGAGCACAACGACGTTGGCTTCTAGGGTTGAGTTCTGGAAGTCGAGCTTATCCCGATTGCCCGATCACTCGTTGACTGGGATCGGTCCGGGGCGAGGCGGGCAAGACATGTCCAGAGACCTTCAGCTCAAAAAATGGCGAGCGACCCACAATAGCTTTCTCGAAATACTCAGCGAGCAGGGGATCGTTGGGGGGCTGCTCTGGTGCGGTCTCTTATTCAACGCATTCGCAATCTGTCTCTCAAAAGTTGGTGGAGAAACGGCTTGCGAAAGAGCGATGGCGATCGGAATTGGTGCGTGTTTGTTGGCAATGGTCATCGCAGGCATGGCAATTTCTCGGCATGACGATGTGCGACTCTTTTGGGCGATTGGCTGTGCGTTTGCGCTAAAGACTGCACACTTCGATAGGCCCAATGGTTGTGGCGCAGCGAATTAA
- a CDS encoding CehA/McbA family metallohydrolase, whose amino-acid sequence MLNEKPESCRYRKIELAVWILLAISGCTGEDHQDRPEGKSAAIPDNEVAHQNQPAIRNPISWIGNGQWMKVDTHSHTLFSDGRYPVIAVVESAQKYGCDAIAITDHASHDLTAATEEYFTQIRAAQKLFPKIVVIPGLEWNVPPYDGNEHVTVLTIPGSDAWLRQFKEQFDGYQHPGVPPASEALRWIEENKKDEAVLILNHPSRKRTDPTTIVEDALTWLKASQSFIGFAGSPGHQNKAKVGSYLGKLKTVDRWDPAAETVGGAWDKLLGDGLHVYAALAPSDFHSPTSGDYWPGEFSETWVYSPERSASGVLDALKAGSFFASHGGIAQRVELQVKCEGLERPAFAGETLYAAGKRIDISIRMQIPEIDLLGHPNSVDELELIAIVDGKASIVAKQAPQKTLTDILSNFEVPATGAVFRARGRRFVDNGADLMFYTNPVWVTASP is encoded by the coding sequence ATGCTGAATGAGAAACCCGAGTCCTGCCGCTATCGTAAAATTGAACTCGCCGTGTGGATACTGCTCGCGATTAGCGGTTGTACTGGTGAGGATCACCAAGATCGACCTGAAGGCAAGTCTGCTGCGATTCCCGACAACGAGGTAGCTCACCAAAATCAGCCAGCCATCCGGAATCCGATTTCTTGGATTGGGAATGGGCAGTGGATGAAAGTTGACACTCACTCCCATACCCTTTTCTCCGACGGTCGCTATCCAGTAATAGCCGTCGTTGAGTCTGCTCAAAAATATGGGTGCGATGCAATCGCCATCACTGATCACGCTAGCCATGATTTGACAGCAGCGACGGAAGAGTACTTCACGCAAATACGAGCTGCTCAAAAGCTATTCCCGAAAATCGTCGTCATACCGGGACTCGAATGGAACGTCCCTCCCTACGACGGGAATGAGCATGTGACCGTTCTAACAATACCCGGAAGCGATGCATGGCTGCGGCAATTCAAGGAACAGTTCGATGGCTACCAACACCCTGGGGTCCCACCAGCATCGGAGGCTCTACGATGGATCGAAGAAAACAAGAAGGATGAGGCTGTCCTAATTTTAAACCATCCGTCCCGAAAACGGACTGATCCCACGACGATCGTGGAAGACGCACTCACCTGGCTAAAAGCCTCGCAATCCTTCATTGGATTTGCAGGCTCCCCTGGTCACCAAAACAAGGCTAAAGTTGGGTCATATCTCGGCAAGCTGAAAACAGTTGACCGGTGGGATCCGGCGGCCGAGACCGTTGGAGGAGCTTGGGACAAGTTACTCGGTGACGGTCTTCATGTGTACGCGGCGCTTGCGCCAAGCGACTTCCATAGCCCTACCAGCGGAGACTATTGGCCAGGCGAATTTTCGGAAACGTGGGTCTACTCGCCAGAACGTTCCGCAAGTGGTGTCCTCGATGCTCTCAAAGCTGGCAGCTTTTTTGCCAGTCATGGCGGCATCGCACAACGGGTCGAACTTCAAGTGAAATGTGAAGGTCTCGAAAGGCCCGCTTTTGCTGGAGAGACGCTATATGCTGCAGGAAAGCGGATAGACATTTCGATTCGGATGCAAATTCCAGAAATCGACTTGCTGGGCCATCCGAACTCGGTTGACGAATTGGAATTGATCGCAATCGTCGACGGCAAAGCATCGATCGTTGCAAAGCAAGCTCCCCAGAAAACCTTGACTGATATCCTGAGCAATTTTGAGGTGCCAGCAACTGGCGCGGTTTTTCGAGCTCGCGGTCGAAGGTTCGTCGACAACGGAGCAGATCTGATGTTCTACACGAATCCTGTCTGGGTAACAGCCTCGCCTTAG
- a CDS encoding aminotransferase class V-fold PLP-dependent enzyme: MDVRSDFPALDGPRGNVCYLDSAATTLKPSCVIDAVNWFLQEGTSAVHRGINPRSLKATERFEFTRERIAEWFSADVDEVVLTSGATDAMNLVRRGMRNLNSVIFTVMEHHSNFVPWMDVATNRCIGVDAEGRVDLGLLSDLLAGGGVDLVALTHQSNVLGAITELESIVDLVHQHGAMVLVDAAQSAAHDPPDFGGLAIDFLACSAHKMLGPSGSGALLVARHARDRLQAVRFGGNMVSAVHRDSFELQSAPHCFEAGTPAIESVIGWGAAIDYLDQLSTAAVTRHLSNLTDIAAEQLKAIDGVQLISVDNQSRGPLVAFTVAGVESNAVVKILGNDQIFLRAGFHCAQPLHEHLGIGPTVRASFQVYNTASDIDRFTERIASLAKIG, translated from the coding sequence ATGGATGTTCGAAGTGACTTCCCTGCACTTGATGGCCCCAGAGGGAACGTGTGCTATCTTGACAGCGCGGCGACGACACTGAAGCCAAGTTGTGTGATCGACGCTGTCAATTGGTTTTTGCAGGAGGGGACTTCGGCTGTACATCGAGGGATCAATCCGCGCAGTCTGAAGGCGACGGAACGGTTTGAGTTCACTCGTGAAAGGATCGCGGAGTGGTTTTCTGCGGACGTCGATGAAGTTGTGCTAACCTCGGGCGCCACCGATGCGATGAACCTGGTGCGCCGCGGGATGAGAAACCTGAACTCTGTGATCTTCACCGTCATGGAGCATCACAGCAATTTCGTTCCTTGGATGGATGTTGCGACGAATCGCTGTATCGGTGTCGACGCCGAGGGACGCGTTGACCTTGGGTTGTTGAGCGATCTGCTGGCCGGTGGTGGAGTCGACTTGGTCGCATTGACACACCAGAGCAATGTCCTGGGAGCAATCACCGAGCTTGAGAGCATCGTCGATTTGGTCCATCAGCACGGGGCGATGGTCCTTGTCGATGCGGCTCAGTCAGCTGCTCATGACCCGCCGGATTTTGGTGGCTTGGCGATCGATTTCTTGGCATGCAGTGCTCACAAAATGTTGGGGCCCAGCGGGTCGGGGGCGTTGCTTGTTGCCAGGCATGCACGAGACCGCTTGCAGGCGGTGCGATTCGGTGGCAACATGGTTTCAGCGGTGCATCGCGATTCGTTCGAATTGCAGTCGGCGCCACATTGTTTCGAAGCTGGAACCCCGGCGATCGAAAGTGTGATCGGATGGGGAGCGGCGATTGACTATCTCGATCAATTGTCAACCGCCGCGGTGACGAGGCATCTATCGAATTTGACCGATATCGCGGCGGAGCAATTGAAGGCGATTGATGGTGTCCAGCTAATCAGCGTGGACAATCAAAGTCGTGGACCGTTGGTGGCATTTACGGTCGCTGGTGTCGAATCCAATGCGGTGGTCAAAATCTTGGGGAATGATCAAATATTCTTACGAGCTGGTTTTCATTGTGCCCAGCCACTGCACGAGCACCTTGGAATCGGGCCGACGGTTCGAGCCAGTTTTCAGGTCTATAACACAGCTTCGGACATCGATCGATTCACCGAAAGGATCGCCAGCCTCGCAAAAATCGGCTGA